Proteins from a single region of Rhipicephalus sanguineus isolate Rsan-2018 chromosome 5, BIME_Rsan_1.4, whole genome shotgun sequence:
- the LOC119392827 gene encoding neuropeptide-like protein 31, with translation MKSMIPLVCIAILASVVSAGFYGGYGGYGGYGGGYGGGYGGYGGHGGGYGYHPVGRVFVYSTHIQHPSYGYGYGGYGHGGYGGYGGYGYGHGYGHGYHG, from the exons ATGAAGTCCATG ATCCCACTGGTTTGCATCGCCATCCTTGCTAGCGTGGTGTCGGCAGGGTTCTACGGCGGATACGGTGGTTACGGCGGATACGGAGGAGGATATGGCGGCGGCTACGGCGGCTATGGAGGACACGGTGGTGGCTACGGGTACCACCCTGTAGGCCGCGTGTTTGTGTACTCGACCCATATCCAGCACCCGTCCTACGGTTACGGCTATGGTGGTTATGGTCACGGTGGTTACGGTGGTTATGGTGGATATGGTTACGGACACGGCTACGGACATGGATACCACGGTTAA